Genomic DNA from Haloarcula marina:
GCGGCGGGTCTGCTCGCGAATCTGGAGCGGCCCCATCAGCGTCGCCCCCGACTCCTCCGGGCGCATGTGGAAGTCCTCGCGGGTGACCTCAGAGACGATTTCCAAGTCCTCGACGAGGTCGTTGGACTCGTCCTGGCTCTCGAACTGCGCTTCTTCGAGGTCCCACGACTCGGAGAGGTAGTACAGTTCACGCAGGGTCGACGAGCGGTCCTCGTCGAGTTGTTGCGCGAGGAAATCGATGGTGTAGGTCGCTTTCAACAGCTTCTCCGCCCCGGAGACGGTCTTGGCCGACCGCGTCGACTGCCGGTCGCCGTACACCCACACGTCCTTGTCCTCGTCGTACTCGATGTTGGACTTGGTCCGGGTGGGAATCGACATCGTGGGCACGTCGCCCTCTGCGAACTGGTCGTAGAACTCCGCCGCGAGGTCGATGAGTTTCTCGCGGGCCACTCTCGATTGGGGTGCGTCGTTGTCCGTGCTCATGGTTAGGCGTCCACCGTCAGTTTCTCGTCTTCGACACCGTCGACGGAGACGGTGAACTCGGCGTCGTCTGTCACGCGGTACTCCAGCGTCGCGGACTCGCCAGCGGCGACGGTCGGCGACCACTTCACGAACCACTCGCCGTCCATCTCGACCACCGTCGCCCCGTTCGTGTCCTGGGGTTCGGCGGTGACGATGTCGGTCAGGTCCACGTCGGCGTTCGTGTCGTCGTTGTTCTCGACGGTCAACCGGACCGTCTCGCCGTCGAACTCGCGTTCGACGAGGACGTTGTTCATGATCCGGGCCAGCGAGTCGTCGATGTGCAACTCGTCGTTGCCCGTCACTTCGGTCAGTTTCTCGGCCATCTCGGGGAGGATGGTCGCGAGTTTGTCCTGCTTCTTCCGGCGCTGTTGGAGCGAGCGGCGCTTGTTGAGGTAACTCTTGAGTTCGCGGGCGGCCTCCCGGATGGCGAGTTCGATTTCGTCTTCCATCTCGGGGATGTTCGCGATGGCGTCCTTGGACTCGCTCGTGAAGGGCACGTTCGTCGACGCGACGTGGACCATGATGACCGCCGGACCGTTCGGAATGCCCGACCCGCCGGGTTGGTCCAAGTTGTAGTTGCGCCAGTTGATGCCCTTGATGACGTCCGTCGTCGCACAGGCCCCGCGCTGATAGACGAGGGGGACGCGGTTAGCGAAGCGCATCACGTCGACGGGCCCGTCGGCCTGGAGGTCGCCGCCGTAGGCGATGCCCGCCTCGACGATGAACGGGTCGCCGCCGTGGACGGCCGCATCGCGGGTCGAGGCGGCGTAGAAGTCGGCCTCGAACTCCTTGCGAAGCCCCTTCTCGACGAGGTCCGCGCCGATGGGCGAGAGGCAGTCGGTCGGCGGGGCGATGATGTCCGTCTCGCGCATCGCCTCCAGTAGATTACTCGCCGTATCCCGGTCGTCCGCGACTTCGGAGACGTTCGGCGGGTCGTCGGGGACGGGGACGGCGGCGTCCCACAACTGGTCGAGGACGTTCTCGCGGGCCGTCTCGCCGAAGGTGGCGTCGTCGTGTTCCTCGGTCATGTCGGCCGCCCGGTCGACGTACCGGCGGAACTCGTCTCGGGTGAGGCGGTGGCGACTCTCCGTGTCGAACTTCTCCGCGAGTCGACTCGCCATCCCCTCGATGGCCGCGTCGTCTTTCCGCACGGTGGTCGCCGCGTCGACCAGTTCGTACAGGTCGCTGTTTCGTTCGGCCGTCACCGCGGCCCACGCGGCCTCGACGGCGTTCTCTCGAACCGTGGACCCGAACGTAGTGTCGTGTGCGGCCTCGGCGTCTTCGGCGGCGTCGGCGACGATGGCCTCGATTTCGTGGTGGGCCACGCGGTCGCGGTCGTGGATTTCGTCGGACACGGCGGCGGCGAACTCGGCGGTGGCCGTCGCGCCCTTGTTGGCGACGGCCTCCTCGACGGCCGTCTCGATATCCACGTCCTCGTGGTGTTGGGGCGGCTTCCACGCCATCCCGCGGCCGAAGTGGCGGTCGTTGAAGTTGGCGATGATGCTGTCGGCCGTCTTCCCGCCGACGCGGGTGAACTCCCCTTGGACGAACCCAGAGATAGAGTAGGATTCCGTGGCTTCGAGCATCTTCAGGAGCGTCCCGAGTTCGACGCCGTGGGGGTGGGGCCGAATCTCGGAGGTCTCGGCGGGGAGTTCCGCGCCCTCGACGCGTTCGTACTTCAGGGGCTCGTCGAGGCCCGGTTCGTCGAACTCGATGCGGGCGTGGGGGTTGACGACGGCGGTGTCCTGAATGTAGTCGTGGAGGCTCCCGCGCGAGCGCATGTTCGCCTCCATCTCCAACTCGATGCGCGTCCCGTGGGGCCGTTCCCACGAGGTGGTCTCGTCGACGCTAATCTCGGGTTCGTTCGTGTCGGTGTCGACGATGAGTTCGAAGTACTGCGCCTCGGACTGGCCCTTCGGCCGCGAGGTGATTTTCGCGGGCTTCCCCGAGGTGAGTTGGGAGTAGAGGACGGCGGCGGAGATACCGATACCCTGCTGACCGCGGCTCTGCTCGCGGGCGTGGAATCGGGAACCGTACAGCAGTTTCCCGAAGATTTTGGGGAGTTGTTCTTTCGTGATGCCAGGACCGTTGTCCTCGACGACGAGGCGGTAGTAGTCGCCGACTTCCTGAATCTCGACGTAGATGTCGGGCTTGATTCCGGCCTCCTCACAGGCGTCAAGCGCGTTGTCGACGGCCTCCTTGACGGCTGTGACGAGCGCTCGGGCGTTCGAGTCGAACCCGAGCATGTGCTTGTTTTTCTCGAAGAACTCGGCGATGGAGATGGCCCGCTGGGACTCGGCCAACTCCTCGGCGATGCCCTCGCCTTCGCCGAGTCGCGACTGATACGAGGTCATTTCGTGGGGTACGTACCGCCGTCGGGGTTAAAAGGTAATCGCCACCGGGGTGAAAGTGGACTGACCGGGTCCGCGTGCGGGCCCGCAGTAAGGCGGTACTATCGCATCGCGGCGGCCGTTCGGTAAGCGCTCGTTACGCCTCGACCCGCCGGCCGCGCACACGCGCGTGCGGGAGTTTTATGAGCAGTGACCTTCTAGGGGGAATCAGTTCCTATGTCAGGAGAGTCTGATGAGTACGGCGCGAAGTCTATCCAGACCCTCGAAGGGTTGGAAGCCGTTCGCAAGCGGCCAGCGATGTACATCGGGTCCACTGACGCTCGGGGTCTACACCATCTCGTCTACGAGGTCGTCGACAACGCTATCGACGAGGCCCTCGCTGGCTACTGTGACAACATCGACGTGACGATACACGACGACGGGTCCGTCTCGGTCAGCGACGACGGCCGGGGCATCCCCGTCGACGAACACGAAGAACACGGCCGTCCGGCCGTCGAAGTCGTGATGACCATCCTCCACGCCGGGGGGAAATTCGACAACAAGTCCTACCAGGTATCCGGCGGTCTCCACGGTGTCGGGGTGAGCGTCGTCAACGCACTCTCGAAGTGGCTGGAAGTCGACGTCAAGCGCGATGGCGCGCTCTGGCGACAGCGCTTCGACCACGGCGAACCGGAGTACGAACTCAAGCGGATTCGGGACCTCGAACCCGACGAAGAGACCGGGACGACAGTTCGGTTCTGGCCCGACGACGACATCTTCGAGACGGGCGAGTTCGCCTTCTCGACGCTCGAATCTCGCCTCCGCGAACTCGCCTTCCTCAACTCCGGCGTCGCCATCACCATCTCGGACGACCGCGACGGGACCGAAGAGACGTTCGAGTACGACGGCGGAATCAAGGAGTTCGTCGAGTACCTCAACGAGACGAAAGCCCCGCTCCACGACGGCGTCATCTACTTCGAGGACGAGGAGGAGATAGCCGACGGCGTCGTCCAGGTCGAAATCGCGATGCAGGGGACCGACGACTTGCAGGGTTCTATCCACGCCTTCGCCAACAACATCAACACCCGCGAAGGCGGGAGCCACCTCACCGGGTTCAAGACGTCGCTCACACGGGTCGTCAACGACTACGCGACGGACAACGACCTGCTGAAGGACTTAGACGACACGCTGAAAGGCGACGACATCCGCGAGGGCCTCACCGCGGTCATCTCCGTAAAACACCCCGACCCGCAGTTCGAGGGCCAGACGAAGACGAAACTCGGCAACAGCGAGGTCAGAGGTATCGTCGAGTCGGC
This window encodes:
- a CDS encoding DNA topoisomerase VI subunit B; this translates as MTSYQSRLGEGEGIAEELAESQRAISIAEFFEKNKHMLGFDSNARALVTAVKEAVDNALDACEEAGIKPDIYVEIQEVGDYYRLVVEDNGPGITKEQLPKIFGKLLYGSRFHAREQSRGQQGIGISAAVLYSQLTSGKPAKITSRPKGQSEAQYFELIVDTDTNEPEISVDETTSWERPHGTRIELEMEANMRSRGSLHDYIQDTAVVNPHARIEFDEPGLDEPLKYERVEGAELPAETSEIRPHPHGVELGTLLKMLEATESYSISGFVQGEFTRVGGKTADSIIANFNDRHFGRGMAWKPPQHHEDVDIETAVEEAVANKGATATAEFAAAVSDEIHDRDRVAHHEIEAIVADAAEDAEAAHDTTFGSTVRENAVEAAWAAVTAERNSDLYELVDAATTVRKDDAAIEGMASRLAEKFDTESRHRLTRDEFRRYVDRAADMTEEHDDATFGETARENVLDQLWDAAVPVPDDPPNVSEVADDRDTASNLLEAMRETDIIAPPTDCLSPIGADLVEKGLRKEFEADFYAASTRDAAVHGGDPFIVEAGIAYGGDLQADGPVDVMRFANRVPLVYQRGACATTDVIKGINWRNYNLDQPGGSGIPNGPAVIMVHVASTNVPFTSESKDAIANIPEMEDEIELAIREAARELKSYLNKRRSLQQRRKKQDKLATILPEMAEKLTEVTGNDELHIDDSLARIMNNVLVEREFDGETVRLTVENNDDTNADVDLTDIVTAEPQDTNGATVVEMDGEWFVKWSPTVAAGESATLEYRVTDDAEFTVSVDGVEDEKLTVDA
- the gyrB gene encoding DNA topoisomerase (ATP-hydrolyzing) subunit B, giving the protein MSGESDEYGAKSIQTLEGLEAVRKRPAMYIGSTDARGLHHLVYEVVDNAIDEALAGYCDNIDVTIHDDGSVSVSDDGRGIPVDEHEEHGRPAVEVVMTILHAGGKFDNKSYQVSGGLHGVGVSVVNALSKWLEVDVKRDGALWRQRFDHGEPEYELKRIRDLEPDEETGTTVRFWPDDDIFETGEFAFSTLESRLRELAFLNSGVAITISDDRDGTEETFEYDGGIKEFVEYLNETKAPLHDGVIYFEDEEEIADGVVQVEIAMQGTDDLQGSIHAFANNINTREGGSHLTGFKTSLTRVVNDYATDNDLLKDLDDTLKGDDIREGLTAVISVKHPDPQFEGQTKTKLGNSEVRGIVESAMHDGLATFFEENPNTAEAIIGKAVEAAKARKAAKKAEELTRRKSALDSTALPGKLADCQTRDPEEAELFVVEGDSAGGSAKQGRNPEFQAILPIKGKILNVEKHRLDRILENNEIRNLITALGTGIGDEFDIDDLRYEKIIMMTDADVDGAHIRTLLLTLLYRHMKPLIEAGYVYASQPPLYRIRYRGNTYDAMTEEERDRIVEEKCDGNPTQVQRFKGLGEMNPEQLWETTMDPDNRILKQITIEDAAAADRMFNILMGDAVEPRKEFIKEHSPEAEWVDI